The Vitis vinifera cultivar Pinot Noir 40024 chromosome 1, ASM3070453v1 DNA segment AAGATCCGAAGCTTTTCATTACCTGATGAGCCCCTTTTTAGTTGTATGTCCTTTTTGGTGTTTGGTAGATGTAGATTCTGGGAATAGCATAGCTTGCCAGAATTTTGTTATAAATCATATGCATcctttaaaccaaaaaaaaaagggcttcCTTCTCCCCCTATATTTTAGTTGTCACTTAAAAAAGGAGTAGAACCAGTTGAATTCATGTTTGGTGGGGCTAAATAACTTTTAGGATTCACAATGACTTTGAATGTAATAACTTTGGTTCCCTCTGGTCCGTtgataaaataatcatttttttctcacaCTTCTGAATTGGTTGATGGGGATTTAAGATATTCtactttattttgttaaaatatttacttttgTTCTTACATGTGACTTATGTTAAACAGGTGGTACAGTTTTACAGTTGGAAAGCCTCAAAGTTGCAGACTTCAAAAGTTGAAAGGGAAACTGAAAATTTGGTAGTGAAATTATCAGAGTCACAAAGAGAGAAAATCAACAACTTAAGAACTACATTCTTAAATGATCAACAACTGGCAGAGACGGTGTTGGGTACAAGTTGTGGTGAGAGCAGGCAGCATTCCTTTCAATGGGTCAGTTTCTCTGCTGCAGTTGGTGCATGGGAAGATTATACCCGTGAATTAAGAAAAGAGCTAGTTCTGAGCTTACCATATTGGAGAACCCATCAAGCTATTTTCTCTGTGCCATTTGATGGGTCTTGAGAAAGATCGAAGTagcatatatttcattttagcTCCTCAAACCAAAGCAGCCTGAGTCTGGTCTTTTATTTATAGCAAAATCTGTCCGGTTGTTTTGAACCGGATGTTGTCTTGCATCAAAATCTGCTGAAAACTGGGGTAAGCGAATCGGTACACTCTCAGTCTGCTCCCATGGCAGTGGCTTGCAGTTAATTGTCAGTCAGTCTTCACATGAGAAAATATGGAAGATGTGAAGTAATATGAAGCATAAAACTGCACTATTCATTATTGGCTCTAGAAATATAAGATATTTAGCAATACTAGCTGGGCTTCTCCACAATGGATTATACTCGAATAGAGTTTCAAACAATAGCTAAGCTAAGCTTAATATTTTACATGCACATATAGGTTCTCACTTGCAGCCCATTCTTTGCATATTTCTCACTCTCTACATTGGAAGGTTGAGCTCTTTGGACGTACTCCATTTATGCAAAACCTCACCAAAAACATCATAGAATGCAACATCAACTTGAGATGCAGTAATCTGCACTGACATGAACCCTTGCCCGTCGTAGTAGAACTTGAGTTCCTCTGGATTCCACCATTGCACATCGCCCCTCCATGCCTTTGACCCGCCACCACTAGTCAGAAATTGAATTGGACTGCACAAACAACATACCAGTTAGGtcacctttttcttcctttatttttctcaaacttACACCCATTTTATACCTGTCGGGGGAACTGATGTGTTCCAAGCAATGGTCATGTCCGTTTATGTAAAGATCCACACTGTTTGCCTGGAGATTTATGATGAGAAAATGTGagataaattcaatataaaattgttttggttgttttatattatattgatattattgcctGAAGGATTGGGAGAAGCTGATCTACAAGCTCCACTGTGTCCCCGTGATGTCCCGCACTTCTAATTGTATGGTGGCCAACCACAATCTTCCATTTGGCTGTGGAATCTCTTAATGCCGTGTCCACATCCTGTCACACAAACGTGTTTGGTAGTCAAGAATATTGATCAACATGGGGCGTTGGATTGATAAGTAttgttattaattaatcaaatgatGGAGTTACCTGGAGGAGGTTTGAGAGATAAGCCTGACGGGGAAGGACGCCCTTCCAGTCATAGTCATGATCCTCAGGATCTGTGAAGTATTTGTCCACAAATGGTGTCGTATCTACAAAGAAAAACTCTACAATTTCTGCGCAACAAGAAAGTGAaagatattaataataataccCCAACAAGAAAGTGGGTTTTGCCACAGAAAGCACGAAAGGAGACTTTCGTTAGCCTTTACCTGCATTCAGAATAAAAGACCTCAAGCAAAGCCATCTGCTGTCCATCTTGGTAAGAATGGGACTCAGTTGAGCCTCAACTTTTCCTCTGTAGTCATGGTTACCCAAAACtgcaacaaaataaacaaacaaatccCAAACCTCCGATcacttttctttgcttttccaTCAGCCTCTTTTGGGtcacattttttattcataaatgtGATAACACCTCCCCCAattattcctttatttttatcatttatgcTCATCTGCGCGCTGCGCTCACAGGTGTTGGGGCTTGGGGAATGGGGAATAATAAAGAAGTCTGCATCGTCGACtgtgtaataaaaaaataataataatcaagtAGAGTATTTGGAGGTTTGGATTTACCATTGTACCATTGCTTTTGCAAGCTTGGGGCAGTGTACACTTTGCTGAACGACTTCTCGAATGCTGTGTCGTGGATGCCCGACAATCCATTGTCGTAGAAATTATCTCCAGTCGATACTACAAAATCTATGTCCAACTCCTCTCCAACCCTTCCCATCTACAAACATATTTTACACATTTGGGTTACCATACAAAGCCATCTGTAATAACTCAAAAaggggttttttattttttatttttgtacttttataaataaatgtcCATGACATATTACTATTATTTCTTGACATGGaacagaaaaacaaaactttcaTGATTAAAGTGAAGATAAAAGCACCCCATGTGGCAACTTTCCTTAACAATTTAAGATAGGTAGGGTTTAAAAGAAAGGCAAAAATGTTGGGAGTCCCACACGAAAGctaatctaaaaatatttaaaagggtGGTCCAAGGAGTGGTGATAGGATGGGCTAAAGCCCATACACTGCTTCACAGGTGTCGCAAGATGATTAGTATGAAGGCTGACAAAGGGGAGGGAAAGTTCCTCATGGCTTCCTCTTGGTCCACCATATTGGCCATTATCGTATGATCGATGTGGACTTGTTGCATGGTTTGGTAGACAGTGTCTTCTGCCGAATAGCATATGGAATCTATTCGGAATTATACTCTCTATATGATTCCAGTGCAATAAAGGCTATAAggcaaagaaaataagagaaaaagatgCAAAACATCCAACGATTCCAGCACTGATTTAAAGTGTTGTCGTGTTTCGATtggttcaaaatttttatagaGAAACTTGTCTTTGATGTTTAGCGATTATAATCCTTTTCCTCTtaatattattagtattattaacgTCATTCCAAAAATAATAGAAGGAGAAGAAGGCGTGAACCTGAAGTGCAACTCGAGATTGGTTGAAAGATCCTCTTCTTCCCCAGTCACCCACCACCAGAAAGCTGAGGGACCCGTCAGCTTTAGCCTGCTGTTCCAACCGCAGAAGCTCTGCTACTGAAGAAACCGAGCAGAGCCCAACAAGGGCTGTGAACACAAGATA contains these protein-coding regions:
- the LOC100261163 gene encoding purple acid phosphatase 3; the protein is MAFYLVFTALVGLCSVSSVAELLRLEQQAKADGSLSFLVVGDWGRRGSFNQSRVALQMGRVGEELDIDFVVSTGDNFYDNGLSGIHDTAFEKSFSKVYTAPSLQKQWYNVLGNHDYRGKVEAQLSPILTKMDSRWLCLRSFILNAEIVEFFFVDTTPFVDKYFTDPEDHDYDWKGVLPRQAYLSNLLQDVDTALRDSTAKWKIVVGHHTIRSAGHHGDTVELVDQLLPILQANSVDLYINGHDHCLEHISSPDSPIQFLTSGGGSKAWRGDVQWWNPEELKFYYDGQGFMSVQITASQVDVAFYDVFGEVLHKWSTSKELNLPM